ATCAGTGCCTTGAGATCACCGAGGTTTTGCTCCGGAATGCGGCTATTGTCCAGAAACATACGAAGTATTTGCTCATTAAGCACGCCTGCTTCATACAGCTTGACTGGAGCAATTCGAATGCCTTCCATATGAATATCGTAGGCGCTAGGAGATACGCTCCCCGGTACCTTACCACCTACATCGGAGGAATGAACGAAGCACATGCCGTATGCGACGATTTTCCCTTTGTGAAAATAGGGCTTGATCAGATGAACATCCGGTAGATGTGTCACCATGCCTTTGGTGGAATAAGGATCATTGCAGATGACCAGATCCCCTTCCTTCCAGTCTGTAATGCTGTTTATGGTCGCCGCTGCGGGGATGCCAAGGGACAGATTGTAACCCGTCTCCAATGGCGACCCAAACGTTTCCCCGGATGGTGACAAGAGGTAGGTTCCAAAATCGCCCGTTTCTTTAACAAAAGCGGTGAATCCCGTGCGCAGCACGACATTGGCCATTTCCTCCACCGCAGCTTGAATCCGGTTGTTGAAAATTTCAAGAAAAACCTTGTCGCCAATCATTGCTCCATCTCCCCAATCACATTCCCGTAACCATCCCGATATACCGTAAAGCCAGGCGGGATGAAAATGGTTGTATCATATTCCTCCACAATTATGGGCCCGTGAATGGGCATATCCAGTGGGATCTGTCCCCTCTTTAGAACTTTTGCTGTTCGCTGTTCTTGGTCAAAAGTGATAATCCGTTCTTCTGCTTCACTCTCATCGAAAGGCAACTCTGCCGGAGATGCTGTGCTTTGGGTGGGCAGAATGCCAACAATGGTCGCTCTCAGACTGACGAACATCACATCAGCTTCCGGCTGGCTGATGCCAAACACATTTTGGTAGTACATATCGAAATTGTTCCTTGCTTTCTCAGGATCGGCGATTTCTTCGGATGTGAGCGCAACCTCCAAATCAAAGGCCTGACCTTCATAACGCATGTCAGCGCTATATAAGCAATAGATATGTTCCAGTTTCACTCCGCCGCGTGCTTCCTCCTCAACCCAACTACGCCCCTGATCCTCCAGTCTGGTGTATAGATTCGATAACTCGCCAGGCTCAAGCGTCTGACTGCTTTTGTGCAAGGTATGAACGAAATCATTGCGAAGGTTGGCAACCGTACAGCCCATGGCACAAAGTGTTCCTGGAGATGGTGGGATCAGCACTCGGCGAATGCCCACTTCACGCGCCATGAGAAAAGCATGCATCGGCCCAGCTCCACCATAGGCGAGCAGCGTAAAGTCACGGGGATCAACACCCTTGCGTGCCATGAGCGGCGAGAACTGGGCATACATATTGGCGGTGGCCACATCAAGAATGGCCTGTGCAGTTTGCGTGGGACTTAGTCCAAGTCGTTCGCCAAGATTGCCAAGAGCACGTTCTGCAAGCTCGGGGTAGAGACGCATCTGTCCGCCAAGGAATCGATCAGCCTGCAAAATGCCCATTTGCAAATAAGCGTCCGTTGTTGTTGGCTCTTCTCCCCCACGATGATAGGAGGCTGGACCCGGATTGGCTCCTGCGCTTTGTGGTCCTACCTTGAGTACACCTACGGAATCGAGCCAGGCAATGGAGCCCCCACCCGCTCCAATCGCGGTTACATCCACAGCGGGAATGATGACTGGAAAATCCCCAACCTTATTCTCGGTAGAATAGGCAGGCTCTTTATCGATGAGGGCAACATCAACGCTTGTCCCGCCCATGTCGAACGTGATGACTTGATGAATGCCGGCCTGCTCGGCAATATGGGTTGCGGCGATTACGCCGGAAGCAGGTCCGGACAGAAGAGTACGTACAGGCTCTTTGGCCGCTCTGGCCGCCGTCATGATTCCACCATTGGACATCGTGGACAGCAAATTGGCTTTCAGACCGTAAGCGCCAATTCCTTCTTGCAGACGAAGAAAGTATGATCCCATACGTTCCCCGACATATGCATTCATGGCCGTGGCGAGTGTGCGTTCGAATTCACGCTGCTGCGGCCAAATGGCACTGCTTCTGCAGAGAAACAGGTGCGGATGACGTTCCCTGATTAACTCTTCCGCGAGTTGCTCATGATCAGGATTGACATAAGCGTGCAAGAAACTGATCGCCAAGGCTGTAACCCCCTCTTCCACCAGCTCGTCTACTGCTTGAAGAAGTTGCTCCTGATCCAGTGGTTGAAGTATGCTGCCGCTCGCAAGCGCTCGCTCATCCACTTCCTTAACGAGATGTCTCGGAACAAGCGCATCGGTCTTGTCACCATACAGATTGGTAGTATCCTCGAGTCGCAGCCTTCGAATCTCGAGAATATCCCGGAAACCTTTGGTGACCAACAGACCTGTAACTGCGCCGTTACGCTCAATTAGGGTGTTAACACCAAGCGTTGTTCCGTGTACAAACAAATCGATCTCATGAAGATCGATTCCGCTTTCCTTGAGCTGATCAAGTGCATTAAAGATCGCCTGTTCCGGAGCTGCTGCAATCGATGGCGTCTTTAGTGCCGCAATCACCCTGCCATGATTGTCCATAATCAGGGCATCCGTGAATGTGCCTCCGATATCTATCCCCAATCGATACATTGTTCTCACAAGCTCAACTCCTTTATCACCGGGTCTCATCCGAAGTTATATTAAGGTTCTGCATGGCAAAATATCGTTTGACATCCTCAATCATCTGGTTAATATGATTCACCATGGCCGCTTCAGCCTGTTCCGGGGAGCCCGCTGCTACAGCCTCCAGAATCCGCTGATGGTCCACAACCAGTTCGCTTCCTACTCTTTGCCTAATATAAGCTGTTTCCAGGAAATCACGGCTTGTCTCCCAGACCAGTTCAACGGCATGCAGCAAAATCTGGTTTTGAGCCGCATAAGCCAACAGCCTGTGAAATTCCCGGTCCTCCTCATAAGGAATAATATTCTGGGAAAGCAATTGATGCTGGGTAGCAATGGAGGCTTCCAGCAGCACTATGTATTCTTTTGAGGCTCTTTGTGCTGCCAGGGAAGCAATCTCCCGTTCCAGAGCCCTTCTGGCTACAAGGACATCGAGCAGAGCCTTTTCACCGGAATGGTTCAGCATCTGAATGAGCTGGGAATTCACACTCTTTTGCTGTAAATCCTTCTCCAGAATCTTGATTTGCTCCAGCCCCTGTTCGGTCAGAATCCTTCCCTTCCGTCCCTCCAGTATCGTGAAACCTTCAACGTCCATCTCCATAAGTCTTCTTCCGATTGTAGCCTGACTTAGACCGTACGTTTTGCCCAGGGTATGAACCAACGTGCTGGCCCCGATGGGAGCGCTCGCGTCCCGAAGCTGCTTCAGCAGTTCGTATTCCAACTCCAATTCGTTTAGTTCAGGACCCACTAAATTCACTCCTCATATATAAATATTTGTATTTCTTTTATTGTTACTCACTGATGATTAACGACAGTATACCTTCAATTGTCAATATTTTCAATAATTCTCACCCAATTACTATGTATTTTTTTTCGACCATGTACTACCCGTTTGATCCAAAATAAAAAAAGAGCAATTCACATCCTGTATTCCAGATTTTTCTGGAGGACGTAATCTGCTCTTATTGAGATAACCTTCTATATACTTCGTTTAATTATAAATATTCAATTATGACTTGAGTTGTTGCAGCAGCTGTACGCGGTAGGCTTCACTTTCAAGAGATTGGATCTCCTTGTATTCTTCCGCAGTAAGCACTTTAGGCTCCCCTGCTGCCTTGGCGATCATGTACACCTTGGCGCTTTCCTCCACCACCTGGGTGCGGTAGTAGGCTTCGCGCAGGTTTTTACCTGTCGTGACCAATCCGTGGTTAACCAGAATAAGCGCTGTGTGATCTTCAACCTTGGCAGCCACCGCATCAGCAAGAAGTTTGGTCGTGGGCAGAACATAAGGAACAAAGCCAATATCTCCCACCAGTGCAGACTGATCAGGGAACAAATGAGGCAATTCATCGAAAACAAGACTCAGGGCGATGGTGTATGCCGGATGTGTATGCACAATGGCTTGAATGTCAGGGTTGACCCGATAGCTATACAGATGCATCAACACCTCCGAGGAAGGACGTGTCGATCCGGCCCGTGTCTCTCCTGTCGCAATATCAATCGCAATCCATTCGTCAGGCTCCAGATCCTCTAGTGCGTAACCACTCGGCGAAAGAAGCATCGTTCCTTCAAAACGGGCGCTCAGATTGCCCCCAGGTCCAACCACCAGCCCCTGAGCAACCGCTCTGCGGGCATATTTGGTCAATTCTTCCCTTACCTGTTGTTCAGACATGTTCTGCTCCACTCCTTTGACTTTTCTATTTGAGCATTTTACCAAATGCTCATCTAATTGGATTTGCTCGCCAATGTTTGATTCAGGTATTGGTATCTTACGTAGGCCTCCTGCCATCTTGCGGTGTCTTCTGGCTCATAGGTTTCGGGAGAAAAGGAAGCAGCCATAACTTCTCGCACCTCAGACAAGCTGCTCACTTCGCCATGTGCCAGGAACTGCAGCATGCAATTTCCGGCGGAAGTTGCCTCGGCAGGACCCGCTATCACCGGAATCCCTGCTGCATTCGCCGTAAATTGACACAATAAGCGATTATGCACCCCGCCACCGACCATATGAATCACCCGTGGCCGGGTGCCTGTAACTAGCTCCAGTTCATCCAGAGTCTGTCTGAACTCCAGTGCCAAACTCTCGAGAATACAACGCACAATGGCTCCGGTCGTTTCGGGTATTGCTTGGTCGCTGGCACTGCACTGCTGCCGGATTCGCTTTGGCATGTCACCAGGTGCCAAATACACTCCATCACCTGGCGATACATAACATTGATGTGCGGTTGCCGAAGCAGCGAGCTGGACCAGCTCCTCATGGGTAAAACGTTGATTCTCCCGTTCCCACTGCCGTTTGCACTCCTGTAATAACCACAGGCCTGAGCGATTCTTCAAAGTTCGCACTTTGCCATTTACCGTGCCCTCATTGGTGAACCCTAGTTGACGGCTACGATGATCCAACACAGGACTGTCGCGTTCCACGCCCATGAGAGACCAGGTGCCACAGCTGATAAAGGCAAATTCCGAATCTGTCGCAGGAATGGCTGCCAATGCAGATGCAGTATCATGTGAACCTACCGATATCACTTGCATTGGTTCAATCTTCAGCTCTGCACACAAGTCATCCGTTAACTGCCCCAGCACCGTGCCTGGCTGTACAAGAGGTGTGAATAACGTGTCCGGAATACCCAGTCGGCCCATCAATTGTTCATTCCAACGGGCATCTCCGGCATGCAATAGTCCACTTGTACTTGCAATTGTGTACTCGCTGGCCTGCTGACCAGATAGATAATAGTTAAATAAATCCGGCATTAATAACATGCGCACATCTGGCCGCAGAACTTCCGAGTGCTCGCGCACACTTCCAAGCAGTTGAAATACCGTATTGATTTGTTGTGGCAGGACGCCGGACATGGAATATAACTCTTCTTCATTCACCATGCGCAGGGCTTCTTCCATCCACTTCGCATTACGCGATTCCCGGTAATGGCGTGGGTTGAAACATAATCTTCCCTCCTCGTCCACTAATCCATAGTCGACTCCCCATGTATCCACAGCGATGGAACGGACCGGTTGGGAGATGCCTTGCATGCCTTTTACAATCCCTTGTTTCAGTTCGTGGAAAAGTCGCAGGAAATCCCAGTACAATCCATCTCCCAGGTGTACAGGATCGTTACTGAATCGATGCACTTCCACTAAAGAAAGCTTGCTCCCGTCAAAAGTCCCACGGACCACTCGGCCGCTTCCGGCGCCGTAATCGGCAGCAAGCACATGTGTTGCTTGAGTTCCCATCTCTCATGCCTCCTTCGCTTCCGCGACAAGCCGTTTGGATGTTACCGATATAACGGTCCAAAGACGCTGCATGCCCGGTAATCGGCACTTTCCGGTTCACTTGTGCCGAACAGTCCCCAGGCACGTGGACGGAAAATCTCGGATTCCGGTACATTATGCATACTCACCGGGATACGAAGCATGGAGGCCAGTGTCAGGAGATCTGCTCCGATATGTCCATAAGAGATGGAGCCATGGTTCGCGCCCCATTGATTCATTACTTCATAAACCGAAGTAAAAGCTCCTGAGCCCGTCAGAACAGGTGCAAACCAGGTGGATGGCCAAGTCGGATCTGTCCGCTGATCCAGCGTATCATGCACATCCTCAGGCAGATCGACCGTGTAACCTTGAGCCACTTGCAGTACCGGACCAAGTCCTTTCACCAAATTGAGACGCGTCATCGTAACAGGCATACCGCCCTTGGTCAGGAAATCAGCCGAATAGCCGCCGCCCCGGAAATATTCTACAGATGCCGGACGCCACGAAGTGGCTTTCAGGCAGTCCTGAACTTCTTCGTCTGTAATTTCCCAGAAAGGCTTGAGCACAGGCTCACCCGCTCTTGATTGTTGCCCTGTACCGTCCAATGCCGCAGAACCGGAGTTGATCAGATGCAGAATACCGTCCTTTGCCTTTCCTTCCAACTGGTGCCCTGTCACGCGTTTTACCGAATCCGGGCTCCAATAGGTGCGTACATCTGCGAAGATTTGCGCGGTATGGGTAAGCAGGGAACCAAATAACATCGACACACCATTCAGGCTGTCGTTCTCTGTTGCCACCAGATAAGGGGAGCGTTTGCCATTCCAGTCAAAGGAAGAATTCAGGATGGACTCCAGAAAATCACCGTTGGGTGAATGATCCGTCCACTGTCGTTGTCCCTGAAACCCGGATACAATTGCGTGGTGGCCCATGGATTCTTCAGTGAATCCCAGCTCCGCCAGCTTCGGATTGCCAGCCATCAGGTCACGTACGATCTGCGTCATTTTCACAACCGTTTCCCATTCATACTCTTTACGTTTGCGATCTGTTTGCAGATGGGCAGGATTGTTGTCAGGTCCTTCACTACAGTTCTCCTTCACCCAAGCCAGTGCCAGCTTATACTCCTCAGGATCGTAGATTTCTTCTTCTATACGACGAGTAAGTTCACTCATATCCACATATTCGTTCCGCATGCCCAGATACTCCTGGAAAAAGGAATCGTTCACGATGGAGCCGGCAATACCCATGGATACCGAGCCGATGGACAGATAAGCACGTCCCTTCATGGTTGCAGCGGCAAGACCCGCACGGCTGAAGCGCAGCAATTTCTCACGAACGTCATCAGGAATCGTCGTATCTCCTCCGTCCTGAACATCCTCGCCATAGATACCAAAAGCCGGAATTCCCTTCTGTGCATGGGCAGAGAGTACTGCTGCCAGATATACTGCGCCCGGACGTTCGGTTCCGTTAAAGCCCCAGATCGCCGTAGGAATGGAAGCAGACATATCCATCGTTTCTGTTCCATAACACCAGCAAGGTGTAACGGTAATGGTCACACCCACGTTGGAGCGACTGAATAGTTCCGCTGCTGCCGCTGCCTCGTTCACGCCGCCAATACAGGATTCGGCAACGACGCATTCTACCGGTGATCCATCGGGATACCGAAGTTCTGCTGCGAGCAGTTCGGCAACGGAAGTTGCCATGCGCATCGTCTGCTCTTCCAAGGATTCACGAACACCCTTGCGTCTGCCGTCAATTGTGGGACGAATACCAATCTTGGGAAATGCCTGTTTATAACGATAGTCCTGATGTGTCATACGAAAACGTCCTCCTTCAATGGTTTCATAGAATAGGTACGAATTACTTGTGACTTGTCTGTTTGTAGTTTGATGGGGCCAATTAGGATTCTGTTCCTTCTCTTCACCGATAACCGAGGTAATACACCACGATTGCATGTCAACGGTCAGTTGTTTTCTTATTATGAATGCGTTTACAAATACTTGATTAAATAAACCGCTCTATATTATTGACTCCGTTCTGCTGTCCTGTGATGGAGTATGAAGGAAGCGATATGAGCAAAAATGAAGAACGGTTAGACTGAAATACATCAATTTTTTTATAATTAGGGTTATCGGTAACCCTAAGATAGCATGAGCCTATGTTGCTGTCAATCGGCATTATCCTATAGAATGGAAAGACTATGTTGCGGAAAGGTTAGATCCTATTGATTACCATTTATGATATTGCCAAAAAAGCCAACGTCTCCGCCATGACCGTCTCCAAAGTCATTAATCAAACAGGTCGCATCAGTCAGGCGACACGTGAGCGTGTACAACAGGTCATCGAAGAACTTGGTTACATACCCAACTCGAATGCGCGCAGTCTTGTGCTGCAACGGACTCAGATGCTGTCATTGTTGATTACAGATATTACGAATCCCTTCTATACAACGCTGGCCCGGGGGGCTGAAGATGCTGCCAATCTGCGTGGGTACCGTCTCTTGTTCAGCAATAGCGACGAGGACTACGACAAGGAGAAAAATTATGTGGAAACCATTCTGTCTACCCGCGTCGATGGTGTACTGTTTGCACCTGCAGGGGACCGCTCTCTGAATCACCTGAAGCAGCTTCAGGAACGCAATATTCCGTTTGTTATTTTGGACCGCACTGTCCCTGGAATCACATCTGACGTTATCGCTGGAGACAGCCGGGATGGTGCGCTTCAATTGATTCGATATCTGACGAATCTGGAACATCGCTGCATTGCTCTGGTTAATGGTTCTTCCGAGGTTTCGACTGCGCGGCTGCGAGAAGAAGGATACATGGAGGGGCTCCGGGAAGCCGAGCTGCCCTTTGATGGAGACTTAATCCTTCGAACGGGCTATCGGGATTTCAGCGATGAAGTAGGTATCGACAGTTTGCTTGCACATCCACACAAACCTACAGCCATATTTGCAGCAAATAATATGCTTGCCATTGGCGTCATTCGACTTTTACGTAAACGGGGGCTGCGTGTTCCTGAAGATATCTCGGTCGTCTGTTTTGATGACCTCGATCTGGCTTCTGCCTTTGATCCCTTTCTCACGGTTGCTGCACAGCCTGCCTATGATTTCGGTGCCATCGGCATGCAGATGCTCATCGACCGAATTGAAGGTAAGGCTCCCGAAGAACCGCAGACCGTTATTATGCCATCAGAGCTGCGTATTCGCGCTTCGGCCTCTATACCTTCCCAATAAAGAGGAAAATCAATTGAAGATCAACTCTGACTTGAGAGAAACTGTTTTGTTGAAGCAAATAAAAACAGGACGCATCGGAGAGTATCTCTCTGACCGCGTCCTGTTTTTTATTAATTGTACCTCTTATATATATGGAATTTATATAAATTGAACTAAGCATTTACACAAGAACGTAGAGGACAGAAATAACCTGAAGAAGCGAAGCTAAAAGCTTTCTGAAAGAAAGCTGCATCGGAAGCATACGCTTCGCCTTTATCCCCGGATTTTCCCCTTTGAAAATGGGAATCCAAAAAATCTGGGGATAACAGCGATCGGAAGGTTGTTCTGTCATCGGAGTGGCAAGTGTAAATATTCTTTAGTTCCATTTATCCCTCGGATTGAAGTGCCAGAGCAACTTCGCGAACCAGACCCGGGAACCAATCCATTAATGCTTCGAACGTATATCCCGCCTGCTCTGCTTTGGACGTATCCATAGTCCAGGATTCCGAAATTCCAAAGGGTGACATGTCTTCTTCGATCGTTTCCGTCAGTACCTGGGATTGCATGCCTGTTACCGTTTCGATCAGATGCATCATCGCGGAAAGGGTTATCGCTCCTTTGGAAGCTGCATTCACAGGTCCAGTCATGGATGAATGTCCAAGCCAAGTGAGAAATCTCGCGGCTTCGGTGGAGTTGATAAAACCAATCTCGGCGTTCGGATTGGGCATGCCGATAGGTTTTCCTTTTTGCACATGTTCAATATGAAAATGGAGTCTTCGCGTGTAGTCATCAATTCCGAGTACAATCGGAATGCGCATCGCCGCCACCGGGAAATCCGCTTCCTGGAAAAACACAGCTTCCGCTAAGCGTTTACCCTCTCCATACGAGAAATCTTCATGGCTTCCATATTGCACCGGGTAGGTGTACGGATCAAAATCGGCTTCCGTAAATCCAGGTC
Above is a window of Paenibacillus sp. E222 DNA encoding:
- a CDS encoding NAD-dependent epimerase/dehydratase family protein, with the protein product MKKVLILGGTRFFGKRLVDHLLWEGKSQITVATRGKTNVDFGPEVNRIKMDREDPKSLAEVAQTDMWDIVYDNICYSPDAAKSACEAFAGRTQRYILTSTLSVYGDPRPGFTEADFDPYTYPVQYGSHEDFSYGEGKRLAEAVFFQEADFPVAAMRIPIVLGIDDYTRRLHFHIEHVQKGKPIGMPNPNAEIGFINSTEAARFLTWLGHSSMTGPVNAASKGAITLSAMMHLIETVTGMQSQVLTETIEEDMSPFGISESWTMDTSKAEQAGYTFEALMDWFPGLVREVALALQSEG
- a CDS encoding class II aldolase/adducin family protein, which gives rise to MSEQQVREELTKYARRAVAQGLVVGPGGNLSARFEGTMLLSPSGYALEDLEPDEWIAIDIATGETRAGSTRPSSEVLMHLYSYRVNPDIQAIVHTHPAYTIALSLVFDELPHLFPDQSALVGDIGFVPYVLPTTKLLADAVAAKVEDHTALILVNHGLVTTGKNLREAYYRTQVVEESAKVYMIAKAAGEPKVLTAEEYKEIQSLESEAYRVQLLQQLKS
- a CDS encoding FadR/GntR family transcriptional regulator; its protein translation is MGPELNELELEYELLKQLRDASAPIGASTLVHTLGKTYGLSQATIGRRLMEMDVEGFTILEGRKGRILTEQGLEQIKILEKDLQQKSVNSQLIQMLNHSGEKALLDVLVARRALEREIASLAAQRASKEYIVLLEASIATQHQLLSQNIIPYEEDREFHRLLAYAAQNQILLHAVELVWETSRDFLETAYIRQRVGSELVVDHQRILEAVAAGSPEQAEAAMVNHINQMIEDVKRYFAMQNLNITSDETR
- a CDS encoding L-fucose isomerase encodes the protein MTHQDYRYKQAFPKIGIRPTIDGRRKGVRESLEEQTMRMATSVAELLAAELRYPDGSPVECVVAESCIGGVNEAAAAAELFSRSNVGVTITVTPCWCYGTETMDMSASIPTAIWGFNGTERPGAVYLAAVLSAHAQKGIPAFGIYGEDVQDGGDTTIPDDVREKLLRFSRAGLAAATMKGRAYLSIGSVSMGIAGSIVNDSFFQEYLGMRNEYVDMSELTRRIEEEIYDPEEYKLALAWVKENCSEGPDNNPAHLQTDRKRKEYEWETVVKMTQIVRDLMAGNPKLAELGFTEESMGHHAIVSGFQGQRQWTDHSPNGDFLESILNSSFDWNGKRSPYLVATENDSLNGVSMLFGSLLTHTAQIFADVRTYWSPDSVKRVTGHQLEGKAKDGILHLINSGSAALDGTGQQSRAGEPVLKPFWEITDEEVQDCLKATSWRPASVEYFRGGGYSADFLTKGGMPVTMTRLNLVKGLGPVLQVAQGYTVDLPEDVHDTLDQRTDPTWPSTWFAPVLTGSGAFTSVYEVMNQWGANHGSISYGHIGADLLTLASMLRIPVSMHNVPESEIFRPRAWGLFGTSEPESADYRACSVFGPLYR
- a CDS encoding hydantoinase/oxoprolinase family protein, with the protein product MYRLGIDIGGTFTDALIMDNHGRVIAALKTPSIAAAPEQAIFNALDQLKESGIDLHEIDLFVHGTTLGVNTLIERNGAVTGLLVTKGFRDILEIRRLRLEDTTNLYGDKTDALVPRHLVKEVDERALASGSILQPLDQEQLLQAVDELVEEGVTALAISFLHAYVNPDHEQLAEELIRERHPHLFLCRSSAIWPQQREFERTLATAMNAYVGERMGSYFLRLQEGIGAYGLKANLLSTMSNGGIMTAARAAKEPVRTLLSGPASGVIAATHIAEQAGIHQVITFDMGGTSVDVALIDKEPAYSTENKVGDFPVIIPAVDVTAIGAGGGSIAWLDSVGVLKVGPQSAGANPGPASYHRGGEEPTTTDAYLQMGILQADRFLGGQMRLYPELAERALGNLGERLGLSPTQTAQAILDVATANMYAQFSPLMARKGVDPRDFTLLAYGGAGPMHAFLMAREVGIRRVLIPPSPGTLCAMGCTVANLRNDFVHTLHKSSQTLEPGELSNLYTRLEDQGRSWVEEEARGGVKLEHIYCLYSADMRYEGQAFDLEVALTSEEIADPEKARNNFDMYYQNVFGISQPEADVMFVSLRATIVGILPTQSTASPAELPFDESEAEERIITFDQEQRTAKVLKRGQIPLDMPIHGPIIVEEYDTTIFIPPGFTVYRDGYGNVIGEMEQ
- a CDS encoding LacI family DNA-binding transcriptional regulator; amino-acid sequence: MITIYDIAKKANVSAMTVSKVINQTGRISQATRERVQQVIEELGYIPNSNARSLVLQRTQMLSLLITDITNPFYTTLARGAEDAANLRGYRLLFSNSDEDYDKEKNYVETILSTRVDGVLFAPAGDRSLNHLKQLQERNIPFVILDRTVPGITSDVIAGDSRDGALQLIRYLTNLEHRCIALVNGSSEVSTARLREEGYMEGLREAELPFDGDLILRTGYRDFSDEVGIDSLLAHPHKPTAIFAANNMLAIGVIRLLRKRGLRVPEDISVVCFDDLDLASAFDPFLTVAAQPAYDFGAIGMQMLIDRIEGKAPEEPQTVIMPSELRIRASASIPSQ
- a CDS encoding rhamnulokinase family protein, translated to MGTQATHVLAADYGAGSGRVVRGTFDGSKLSLVEVHRFSNDPVHLGDGLYWDFLRLFHELKQGIVKGMQGISQPVRSIAVDTWGVDYGLVDEEGRLCFNPRHYRESRNAKWMEEALRMVNEEELYSMSGVLPQQINTVFQLLGSVREHSEVLRPDVRMLLMPDLFNYYLSGQQASEYTIASTSGLLHAGDARWNEQLMGRLGIPDTLFTPLVQPGTVLGQLTDDLCAELKIEPMQVISVGSHDTASALAAIPATDSEFAFISCGTWSLMGVERDSPVLDHRSRQLGFTNEGTVNGKVRTLKNRSGLWLLQECKRQWERENQRFTHEELVQLAASATAHQCYVSPGDGVYLAPGDMPKRIRQQCSASDQAIPETTGAIVRCILESLALEFRQTLDELELVTGTRPRVIHMVGGGVHNRLLCQFTANAAGIPVIAGPAEATSAGNCMLQFLAHGEVSSLSEVREVMAASFSPETYEPEDTARWQEAYVRYQYLNQTLASKSN